The Bombus vancouverensis nearcticus chromosome 17, iyBomVanc1_principal, whole genome shotgun sequence genome has a window encoding:
- the LOC143303955 gene encoding uncharacterized protein LOC143303955, with protein MADYNTGEAGLTDEQVAQMQIPELKDELRRRRLRLAGRKRELVERLLAALRVERERGAREDNPEDDNDDDLEEDDDDDKIGVVGDRLDVNGPGNCNLNSQDDGVRVTPVIRRSRQNEPRCTVLTFRDVEDSLENFSGDDLPSVSRWIKDFEEMAKVCGWSDIHMVAFAKKLLTGSAQPFVRREWCTNFWVKLRKALKDEFEDAVSDQQIHQQLANRTKRPDESLQQYMNSMRAIAGQGRVDIQSQLGYIIQGIPDEIANKAVLYGVKNMQQLEESLKQYEAMRRDMKAKTKFGITIKIVLKSDKPVARRPQRLAPSEKKEVDDLMEV; from the coding sequence ATGGCTGACTACAATACAGGAGAAGCAGGATTGACCGACGAGCAGGTAGCCCAGATGCAAATACCTGAGCTAAAAGACGAACTGAGAAGACGACGGCTGAGACTAGCGGGCAGAAAACGCGAGCTGGTAGAACGATTGCTTGCTGCGTTACGCGTAGAACGGGAACGCGGTGCACGAGAAGACAATCCAGAGGATGACAACGACGACGATTTagaagaagacgacgacgacgataagATTGGTGTGGTTGGGGACCGTTTGGACGTTAACGGCCCAGGAAATTGCAATCTCAATAGTCAAGACGACGGAGTTCGGGTAACTCCAGTGATAAGACGATCGAGGCAAAACGAGCCTCGGTGCACGGTGTTAACGTTCAGAGACGTAGAGGACTCGCTAGAAAATTTCAGCGGGGACGATCTGCCGAGTGTAAGTCGGTGGATCAAGGACTTCGAAGAAATGGCGAAAGTGTGTGGTTGGTCAGACATCCACATGGTAGCTTTCGCTAAGAAACTGCTCACAGGCTCCGCTCAACCCTTCGTACGGCGAGAATGGTGCACGAACTTCTGGGTAAAGCTAAGGAAGGCGTTAAAAGACGAGTTTGAAGATGCAGTAAGTGACCAACAGATACACCAGCAGTTAGCGAATAGAACGAAGAGAccagatgagagtctgcaacagTACATGAATAGTATGCGTGCGATTGCGGGACAAGGAAGAGTCGATATACAGTCGCAACTCGGCTAtattattcaaggcattcccgacgagaTCGCAAATAAGGCTGTGTTGTATGGAGTTAAGAACATGCAACAGCTGGAAGAAAGCTTGAAGCAGTATGAAGCGATGAGGAGGGATATGAAGGCGAAGACAAAATTCGGGATAACGATAAAAATCGTTTTGAAAAGCGACAAACCCGTAGCACGAAGACCGCAAAGACTGGCGCCGTCTGAGAAAAAGGAAGTGGACGATTTGATGGAAGTGTGA
- the LOC117159296 gene encoding uncharacterized protein LOC117159296 has translation MQLRNTALGWIVTGDTGTRKQPSKATFNATLKALHEEVNKFWNVEEVSSNKILSPEEQACEMHYTTHTTRESTRRYNVRLPFKTKSSQLGDTYGLALKRFLSLARSLRKKPTYGAQYQEFLSEYKQLGHMFEIPNYPGDGCYVSHHAVIKADSVPKVRVVFDASARSSSGKSLNDLLIIGPTIQDDLFALIIRFRTYKYVFAADIAKMYRQINIHPEDRRYHKILWRENINDPIKTYQLNTVTYDTASAPYLAIRTLQQLAQDEEQNYPIGARALKRDFYVDDLLTGENTLEKATLLRDELINITMKGGFELRQWVSNEPNLIESIRMTSDASEHLLLDDKDSKKTLGLQWKATQDTLGYSLKQEAKVHKITKRTILSRVSELFNPLAWDDAVPHNIRVAWVKFQEQLRKIHQVTILRRVTIENSIRLQLHGFADASERAYGACIYFHSTDFQDKHWSHLLCSKSRVAPLKTQSLPRLELCAAVLLIQIFSSVTKAVQPSIFWSDSTIVLHGINTPPHSLKPFIANRVTEILQSSNVTQWRHVPSSDNADILSRRGNMEDLVHHNMLYRGSHWLTQAETTWPADEL, from the exons ATGCAGTTGCGAAATACAGCATTAGGTTGGATCGTCACGGGCGATACAGGCACAAGGAAGCAACCATCCAAAGCAACTTTCAATGCGACACTGAAGGCTCTTCACGAAGAAGTGAACAAATTCTGGAACGTGGAAGAGGTCTcctcaaataaaattttatctccAGAGGAACAAGCCTGTGAAATGCATTATACGACTCACACCACTCGAGAGTCAACTAGACGATACAATGTCCGCTTGCCATTTAAAACCAAGAGCTCTCAGCTAGGTGACACATACGGGTTAGCTCTAAAGAGGTTTCTTTCATTAGCGCGTTCGCTCCGTAAGAAACCTACATACGGAGCACAATACCAAGAATTTTTGAGCGAATATAAACAGTTGGGTCACATGTTTGAGATTCCGAATTATCCGGGAGATGGCTGTTATGTATCTCATCACGCAGTCATCAAGGCGGACAGTGTCCCGAAGGTGCGCGTCGTCTTCGATGCTTCTGCCCGATCATCATCAGGAAAATCATTAAatgatttgttaataataggCCCTACCATCCAAGACGATTTATTCGCCTTGATTATAAGATTCCGGACATACAAATACGTATTCGCTGCCGATATAGCGAAAATGTACCGGCAAATAAACATTCACCCGGAGGATCGGAGGTATCATAAAATTCTTTGGAGGGAAAACATAAACGACCCAATAAAAACATACCAACTAAATACAGTGACATACGATACCGCATCCGCACCATACCTGGCAATACGTACACTACAGCAGCTAGCACAAGACGAAGAACAGAATTATCCGATAGGGGCACGGGCTTTGAAACGGGATTTTTATGTCGACGATCTGTTAACCGGGGAAAACACTCTCGAGAAGGCAACATTGCTACGGGATGAACTCATTAACATAACCATGAAAGGAGGATTCGAGCTCAGACAGTGGGTATCAAACGAACCAAATTTAATAGAGTCTATACGCATGACATCAGATGCTTCGGAACACCTCTTGCTAGATGACAAAGACAGCAAGAAGACATTGGGACTACAGTGGAAAGCTACGCAAGATACTCTAGGCTATTCCTTAAAACAAGAAGCAAAGGTGCACAAGATAACAAAACGGACAATACTCTCGAGAGTATCTGAACTATTCAACCCATTAG CTTGGGACGATGCTGTACCACACAACATTCGGGTAGCATGGGTAAAATTCCAAGAGCAGCTACGGAAAATTCATCAAGTTACCATTCTTAGACGGGTCACTATAGAGAACAGTATCAGGTTACAACTACACGGATTCGCCGATGCCAGTGAGCGAGCATACGGAGCATGCATTTATTTCCATAGCACAGACTTCCAAGACAAGCATTGGAGCCATTTATTATGCTCAAAGTCCAGAGTAGCGCCGCTGAAAACGCAATCCTTACCCAGATTGGAGCTATGCGCGGCAGTGTTGCTCATCCAGATATTCAGCAGCGTCACCAAGGCAGTTCAACCAAGCATCTTTTGGTCAGATTCAACAATAGTATTACATGGGATAAACACTCCACCTCACTCGCTTAAACCGTTTATTGCAAATAGGGTCACCGAAATTCTTCAAAGCAGTAACGTAACTCAGTGGCGACATGTACCATCAAGCGACAATGCGGACATCTTATCTCGAAGAGGGAACATGGAAGACCTTGTACAccataatatgttatatcgtggTTCGCATTGGTTAACTCAAGCCGAAACCACATGGCCTGCTGATGAATTATAG